In the genome of Treponema pedis, one region contains:
- a CDS encoding PD-(D/E)XK nuclease domain-containing protein encodes MPEYLSKKAVGEFFVGRFVEDIESGNVEEFMRRLTAVISGLPYSCADKTNSEMRERDYHIALYLVFTLMGQYTQTEVHSLKGRADCIVETEESVYVFEIKLLEKGSAEEALEQIKERGYGEKYRAKNKSIKLIGVAFDEKKENLGEWKMESA; translated from the coding sequence TTGCCCGAATATTTAAGTAAAAAAGCGGTGGGAGAATTTTTTGTAGGAAGGTTTGTAGAAGATATTGAAAGCGGTAATGTGGAAGAGTTTATGAGGCGTTTAACGGCCGTTATATCAGGGCTGCCTTACAGCTGTGCGGATAAAACGAATTCGGAAATGAGGGAAAGGGACTATCATATAGCCTTGTATCTTGTTTTTACGCTTATGGGGCAGTATACGCAAACGGAAGTGCACAGTTTAAAAGGAAGAGCTGACTGTATAGTGGAAACGGAGGAGAGCGTGTATGTATTTGAAATAAAACTTTTAGAAAAAGGAAGTGCGGAAGAGGCTTTGGAGCAAATAAAAGAAAGGGGTTACGGCGAAAAGTATAGGGCAAAAAATAAAAGTATAAAACTTATAGGTGTAGCCTTTGATGAAAAAAAAGAAAACTTAGGCGAATGGAAAATGGAATCAGCCTAA
- the dusB gene encoding tRNA dihydrouridine synthase DusB, producing MRQTLYKPVRIGGLFLSGNIFLAPVAGYSDRPFRSICTECGADFTYTEMVSSEALVRNSEKTDALIARAENEKAYAVQIFGSNPEFMAKTAVIIAEKYSPECIDINSGCPMAKITKTGAGSALMNDIPLLYKIVKAVSNAMEPYKIPVTLKIRSGFTCENLNWKEAAQAAIEAGAKLLTIHPRTRTQVYSGKADWNLIAKLTQFAAAYKIPVFGSGDLFSPEDAKAMLETTGCAGVMFARGAMGNPFIFTQTKKLLTEGSYTEIAFEEKLKTGFKELLLLCNEKGEERGCREMRKRFSAYTKGIPNGSQLREKLVTANSIREYKEILQ from the coding sequence ATGAGACAAACTCTTTATAAGCCCGTCCGAATAGGCGGGCTTTTTTTATCCGGAAATATATTTTTAGCTCCGGTTGCAGGCTATTCCGACAGACCCTTCCGCTCCATTTGTACGGAATGCGGAGCGGATTTTACATATACCGAAATGGTTTCCTCCGAAGCTCTTGTGCGGAATTCCGAAAAAACGGACGCTTTAATTGCCCGTGCCGAAAATGAAAAGGCCTATGCAGTCCAAATTTTCGGTTCAAATCCGGAATTTATGGCAAAAACCGCTGTAATTATTGCCGAAAAATATTCTCCCGAGTGTATCGATATAAATTCGGGCTGTCCTATGGCAAAAATTACAAAAACGGGAGCAGGCTCCGCATTGATGAACGATATTCCTCTTTTGTATAAAATCGTAAAAGCCGTAAGCAATGCTATGGAACCGTATAAGATACCTGTAACTCTTAAAATACGCTCAGGATTTACCTGCGAAAATTTAAACTGGAAAGAAGCCGCTCAAGCCGCCATTGAAGCGGGAGCAAAACTTCTTACTATTCACCCAAGAACACGTACTCAAGTTTATTCGGGCAAGGCCGATTGGAATCTGATTGCGAAACTTACACAGTTTGCCGCAGCATATAAAATCCCAGTGTTCGGGTCGGGTGATTTATTTTCTCCCGAAGACGCAAAAGCTATGCTCGAAACTACAGGTTGTGCCGGAGTTATGTTTGCAAGAGGTGCAATGGGAAACCCTTTTATTTTTACACAAACAAAAAAACTTTTAACTGAAGGCTCTTACACGGAAATTGCGTTTGAAGAAAAACTGAAAACCGGCTTTAAAGAGCTCCTGCTTTTATGTAATGAAAAGGGAGAAGAACGCGGTTGCCGCGAAATGCGTAAACGTTTTTCGGCTTATACAAAAGGAATTCCTAACGGTTCGCAGTTGCGCGAAAAACTGGTTACCGCAAACAGTATACGTGAATACAAGGAGATTTTACAATAG
- a CDS encoding TatD family hydrolase, with protein sequence MQIFDTHAHIGLIYPDPLEQLRVVQEARQGGVTRIISICNSLHDFTQVYETLRFSPSVYHAVGVSPSEVTSPGKDWERTIEESLKLPNVVALGETGLDYCKKYGDKRSQIELFIKQLDIAAKADVPVIIHNREAGKDLLDILKERLPKAGGVLHCYSEDEVYAKKALRLPLYFSFAGNLTYRNARNLHDTVLSLPLDRIVVESESPFMPPSVFRGQRNMPCNTVETVKFMAEMLEMDIEKLAAQLWKNSCKLFRLPE encoded by the coding sequence ATGCAAATTTTTGATACTCATGCTCATATCGGTTTAATATATCCTGACCCGCTTGAGCAATTACGTGTTGTACAGGAAGCCCGTCAGGGCGGTGTAACAAGAATTATAAGTATATGCAACAGTTTACACGACTTTACTCAAGTTTATGAAACTCTCAGGTTTTCTCCTTCGGTTTATCATGCCGTAGGCGTATCTCCGTCGGAAGTAACTTCCCCGGGTAAGGATTGGGAAAGAACCATAGAAGAAAGTTTAAAACTGCCCAATGTTGTAGCCTTAGGCGAAACGGGTCTTGATTATTGTAAAAAATACGGAGATAAACGTTCTCAAATAGAGCTTTTTATAAAACAGCTTGATATTGCCGCAAAAGCCGACGTCCCTGTAATTATTCATAACAGAGAAGCCGGAAAAGACTTACTTGATATTTTAAAAGAAAGACTTCCCAAGGCGGGCGGAGTTTTACATTGCTATTCCGAAGATGAAGTATATGCAAAAAAAGCCCTTAGATTACCGCTTTATTTTTCGTTTGCAGGCAATCTAACGTACCGTAATGCGCGTAATCTGCATGATACGGTTTTATCGCTCCCTTTGGACAGAATTGTAGTGGAATCCGAAAGTCCGTTTATGCCGCCTTCGGTTTTTCGCGGACAAAGAAATATGCCGTGCAATACCGTAGAAACCGTTAAATTTATGGCGGAAATGCTTGAAATGGATATAGAAAAACTTGCCGCACAACTTTGGAAAAACAGTTGTAAATTATTCCGCCTGCCGGAATAA
- a CDS encoding ATP-binding protein produces MEPLRKLPIGIQNFEDLITSGYLYVDKTEFIWKLVTFGKPYFLSRPRRFGKSLLLSTMEAYFSGKKELFTGLKIAEYEASQKEPWQEYPVLRFDFSSKDYSSEKAIFEIINSHLSDFENTFAIPKTNEAPEDRFKFIISSLHSKTGKKVVVLVDEYDKPLLSTQYINAELNEKYRNILKGFYGVLKASDGHLRFVFLTGVSQFSRLSIFSDMNQFINISTDDGFAEICGITEEELKNTFTPEIKKLAEKNNLKFDEAMLELKTHYDGYRFSKNGRHLYNPFSLLSCLSAEEIENYWYQTGTPTFLINLLKQGNFDIRTLDNTESVSLDYLRNSEPKLENPIPIFISSGIFNIKRIQSPLPLLFA; encoded by the coding sequence ATGGAACCCTTGCGCAAACTGCCCATAGGCATACAAAATTTTGAAGACCTCATAACAAGCGGCTATCTTTACGTTGATAAAACGGAATTTATCTGGAAGCTGGTAACCTTCGGTAAGCCCTATTTTTTAAGCCGGCCGCGCCGCTTCGGAAAAAGCCTCTTACTTTCAACAATGGAAGCCTATTTTTCAGGCAAAAAAGAATTGTTTACAGGGTTAAAAATTGCCGAATATGAAGCGTCCCAAAAAGAGCCTTGGCAGGAATATCCTGTCTTGCGTTTTGATTTCAGCTCAAAAGATTATTCAAGTGAAAAAGCGATTTTTGAAATTATTAACTCACACTTATCGGATTTTGAAAATACATTCGCTATTCCGAAAACAAATGAAGCCCCCGAAGACAGATTTAAATTTATAATATCCTCTCTTCATTCCAAAACCGGTAAAAAAGTAGTAGTGCTTGTAGACGAATATGATAAACCCCTTCTTTCCACACAGTATATAAATGCCGAATTAAACGAAAAATACCGAAATATTTTAAAAGGTTTTTACGGAGTGTTAAAGGCAAGCGACGGACATTTACGCTTTGTATTTTTAACGGGAGTAAGCCAGTTTTCGCGATTAAGTATTTTCAGCGATATGAACCAGTTTATCAACATAAGCACCGATGACGGTTTTGCGGAAATTTGCGGCATTACCGAAGAAGAACTGAAAAACACTTTTACCCCTGAAATAAAAAAACTCGCTGAAAAAAACAACCTAAAGTTTGATGAAGCAATGCTTGAGTTAAAAACTCATTATGACGGTTACAGATTTTCAAAAAACGGAAGACATTTATACAATCCTTTCAGTTTGTTAAGTTGTTTATCGGCGGAAGAAATTGAAAATTATTGGTACCAAACAGGAACCCCGACTTTTTTAATAAATCTTTTAAAGCAAGGGAATTTCGATATTCGAACCTTGGATAACACTGAAAGCGTTTCATTGGATTATTTACGGAACAGCGAGCCTAAACTTGAAAACCCTATACCGATTTTTATTTCAAGCGGGATATTTAACATTAAAAGAATACAATCCCCGCTTCCGCTCCTTTTCGCTTAA